One genomic region from Oculatellaceae cyanobacterium encodes:
- a CDS encoding TIGR03032 family protein: MENQSTPQLELMGSRQFTDWLAEQRVSLAFTTYQTGKLFLIGLQPEGRLSIFERTFNRCMGLWGSPDRLYMSSLYQLWRFENILETGQIHQGYDRLYVPQVGYTTGDIDTHDIAVDDSGQVIFISTLFSCIATISEKYSFVPLWQPPFISKLAAEDRCHLNGMAMKQGHPAYVTAVSQTDVADGWRDRRQNGGCVIDVESKEVIVSGLSMPHSPRWYRNQLWVLNSGTGYLGTIDINSGKFEPVTFCPGYLRGLSFLNDFAIVGLSRPRHNKTFSGLALDDNLAAKDAEARCGLQIIDLRTGDIVHWLRIEGIVEELYDVVVLPEVRRPMAFGFKSDEIRRTITIGSV; encoded by the coding sequence ATGGAAAATCAATCTACTCCACAGTTAGAACTAATGGGTTCGCGCCAGTTTACCGACTGGTTAGCAGAACAGCGAGTCAGTCTGGCATTTACCACCTATCAAACAGGGAAACTATTTTTAATTGGCTTGCAACCAGAGGGGCGACTATCCATCTTTGAGCGCACATTCAATCGCTGTATGGGTTTATGGGGCAGTCCTGATCGCCTTTACATGAGTTCGCTATATCAATTGTGGCGGTTTGAAAACATCTTAGAAACAGGACAAATTCATCAGGGGTACGATCGCCTCTACGTCCCCCAAGTTGGTTACACCACAGGCGATATAGATACTCACGATATCGCCGTAGATGATAGTGGTCAAGTAATTTTTATTAGTACCCTATTTAGCTGCATAGCTACCATCAGCGAGAAATACAGCTTTGTTCCCTTGTGGCAACCACCGTTTATTTCCAAACTGGCTGCGGAAGATCGCTGTCATCTTAATGGTATGGCAATGAAACAAGGTCATCCTGCCTACGTTACGGCGGTTAGTCAAACTGACGTTGCTGATGGTTGGCGCGATCGCAGGCAAAATGGAGGCTGTGTTATTGATGTAGAAAGTAAAGAAGTGATAGTTTCTGGACTCTCCATGCCACATTCGCCTCGGTGGTATCGAAACCAGTTGTGGGTACTAAATTCTGGCACTGGTTACTTAGGAACGATTGACATCAACAGTGGTAAGTTTGAACCCGTAACCTTTTGCCCTGGATATCTGCGGGGACTATCATTTCTCAATGATTTTGCCATCGTAGGGTTATCAAGACCGCGACATAATAAAACATTTTCTGGTTTAGCTTTAGATGACAACCTAGCAGCAAAAGATGCAGAGGCGCGTTGCGGGTTGCAAATCATCGATCTGCGAACTGGAGATATAGTTCACTGGTTGCGGATTGAAGGAATTGTCGAAGAACTTTATGATGTGGTAGTGCTACCAGAAGTTCGTCGTCCGATGGCTTTTGGATTCAAGTCTGAC
- a CDS encoding SDR family oxidoreductase — protein MQLKPINQQVVAVVGASSGIGRETALQFAARGAKVVVSARSKSGLDSLVDEIQRSGGEAVAVVADVADFQQVKAIADYTIEQYGRLDTWVHAAATGILAQFDQITPEEFKRVIDVNLMGQVYGAMAALPHLKREGRGALIHISSMEGVRSLPLQSAYCASKHGVEGFIESLRVELAHEKFPISVTSIKPAVVNTPYYNKVRTKLGVKPTGIPPYYEAGLVADAILYVAEHPTRDFIVGDVGRILDVLQRLSPELVDALLLLVGFPGQRTPEPKSEAAPDNVFEPIEGYNKVEGDFGHLVIPSITDWLDKNPLLKWGAVTSTALGALALFNAYISNSNPDGF, from the coding sequence ATGCAATTAAAGCCAATTAACCAACAGGTAGTCGCCGTAGTTGGTGCTTCAAGTGGTATAGGGCGGGAAACAGCGCTCCAGTTTGCTGCACGAGGTGCAAAGGTAGTAGTATCTGCTCGTAGCAAGTCTGGGTTAGATTCCTTAGTGGATGAAATACAACGCTCTGGTGGAGAAGCTGTGGCTGTTGTTGCAGATGTAGCAGATTTCCAGCAGGTAAAAGCGATCGCAGATTATACAATCGAGCAATACGGACGACTTGATACTTGGGTTCATGCTGCTGCTACTGGCATTCTCGCGCAATTTGACCAAATCACACCAGAAGAGTTTAAGCGAGTTATTGATGTTAACTTGATGGGGCAAGTATATGGGGCAATGGCGGCGTTACCTCATCTCAAGCGTGAAGGGCGGGGAGCTTTAATTCATATATCCTCAATGGAGGGAGTGCGATCGCTACCTCTACAAAGCGCCTATTGTGCATCAAAACACGGGGTTGAAGGCTTCATAGAATCTCTGCGTGTAGAGCTTGCACATGAGAAGTTTCCGATTAGCGTTACAAGTATCAAACCAGCAGTAGTTAACACACCATACTACAACAAGGTTCGCACTAAGCTAGGCGTTAAGCCGACAGGGATACCGCCTTATTACGAAGCGGGTTTGGTTGCTGATGCGATTCTTTATGTGGCTGAACATCCCACTCGTGACTTTATTGTGGGTGATGTGGGTAGAATCTTGGATGTGTTACAGCGACTCTCACCGGAATTGGTAGATGCGCTGTTGCTATTGGTAGGTTTTCCAGGGCAGCGCACACCAGAACCGAAGTCAGAAGCGGCTCCAGATAATGTTTTTGAGCCGATTGAGGGTTACAACAAAGTTGAGGGAGATTTTGGTCACTTGGTGATACCAAGCATCACTGATTGGTTAGATAAAAATCCACTTTTGAAGTGGGGTGCTGTTACCAGTACGGCATTAGGCGCGTTGGCATTGTTTAATGCGTATATCTCAAATTCCAATCCTGATGGTTTTTAA